The genomic DNA ctcaagtaccctctttttcttacttttgaatccaagtatccccttatgtccaactactacattttgttcagatgtctatgaaaaaaaaactactatagagcataatgatggaataaatgagtgataacacattatatagaatctcattttgtaaataatgaaacagtatttagtgcctcctgaatagttttatttctataattttttattatttctggtcaccatcctgatgtgggaccaagactgacttttgcattttcagttcatgttctaaccAAGATAtattttctatcatcattttgtgtgtttttggtgtcattttgtgttgttgtcgcttgtctgttcttttcattattcggtatatttttctcttattttttatatttttgttgttgtttttgtgtgttataggttttatttaaattattctcccagttttgtagtgatcttgtgtatttttctctcttaatgtgtgtgtttttgatgtcatcgtgtatattttgttgttgctgtttctttatattattcagtatatttttggcttattttgtgtgtttctgtgagttgctggtaatatttattttgattgtaatttttaactaaaaataaagattataaaacctctctctctctctctctcaagtacccccttttagtgccatcacgtacccctagaggtacacatactcccatttgagaaacactgaattaATACATATACCCCTAATAAAACCCTATCATTTCAGACCTGGAAGTAAATGTACGGAAGAAGATTAAATTTGTGAGCGTAGAGGCGCAGATACTTCAACACCTCCGTGTGGTGCATGTTGTTGGGGAGCTCAGGTAAAGGAGGGAAATCACTGAAAGCCATCATCTCTTTGGAGCTGTTGATGACCACTGACTGGTAGACGTTGGCCCGTCCAGGCTCTGGCTTCTcctgaaagaggaaaaaaataaagactatAATTAACTCTTTGATATTCtctttgaaaaatatttaatgaTAACATTCAAGACAGTAGCCTGTGCATGCTTCCCTGCTATTTGACTGGTAACCAATTCATTCTGCAATTATCCTCTCTTATATTCGATTGGCTCAAAACTCTcatgttaaatatgtaaaaGTATAAACTTTAACTGATCTTCCCCCAAGTGCTCATATTGAAAATCATCTCCTAAATCTTTTACAGCATTAgggtcaaactaattttagttcaggggccaaataaggagcagtttgatcttaagcgggccacagattttatcctggaaaattagtaatttcaatattattgtgcCCTAATTTACACTTGTGTATGTAAGaaaccatatccaagcaataagcgACAGAtatcaggatcttcactttaaatttcttagattttgtgaccattgTCTATTtcattaagggaaatattatgtaatagtTTGAGTACTATTGAAGGATTATGTAagagttttgagttttttcaaatgtttcacatttaaaatgactgcaatcatgtgataaaagcacacTTCATTCACCTAATATATTTTGACACATTTGCATGGTGAAAAGTTTGCACTCACATCCTCCCTCACCTTATATCTCCACAGGCCTCCGATGTCGTGGCTGCTCTCAAAACACATGGGCTCCAGCCCTTCATCCAGACAGGCTTTGACACTGGTGAGACCAGACGGGCCTGCACCGATCACAGCTACTCTCTGTACCACCATGCTGTAGAAGGAGTGCAGCCAGTGTGGAGTCAGACTCAGCGGAGACTGGTAAAGCCCTGTGCATTTGTAGTCCAATGgtctttctttgttttggcCCAGTTTCTTAAAAGAACTAATTAGCATAAAGGTAAACAGCTAATAATCACACAGTGATGATTTAATCACAGAAACAaataggtgtgtgtgtctgaagtATTCACTGATCCTCTTGAACTAATCAATTCTCTCCCTTTATCTGTGCTAATGATTTCTGATTAAGTACTGCAGtttgacaaacaaacaaaaactttaGTGTTTTATGACCAGAGGGGAAATTAACAGATTATAAGTGCTCACATTACtgcaattgagttgcttttagtttatttctaaatcagtcattttagttgtacttaagtacataaCTACAAAAGATGAAATAACCAtgcaacaatcaaatgcatcacatcacatcaaccagattaaacgtaataccgcaccaaaacagcatttaatgctgtctattttatcacttttttcgGTTCAGGTTGAGATTTCCACCTATtatgttcaattcaattcaactttatttatatagcgcaaaatacaacaaagtcatctcaacgcgctgaacaaaatataaagtccatagtaaaaaagaagaaagaacccaacaagatccacattgTTGTTACctacatggcactgttttattcatagttcataaatgtagttatacttagagcctgatatttttttttatttattttgaatttaattaattggtggtgttttatattataaaataattgtacattttgacaaacctttattttatacagatgcctttgtggacaaataaatgaagttccattTGTGccagatttggtctcttcctgaaagtgcttcaggaaaacaaaagcgacatggtaggccaaagcaacaacctcacacactgaaagtgggagacgtttctgttaaagatgctcaaaagacgtttagcagcaacgtgaaagtgatctgcttacctaatgacacagtatcagacctggctgacaaaatcttgcatattgttgcagattacccacatttgaaaaatgttgtgattcattttgggttaaatgatttagccaaggaggagtctgaggtgttagagcaggatttcacccatctgctaaaagctgtgagctgtttgcagcctaaagtgttcatcagtggcccgatacctccagtccgcaaaggagatgaatacatttttgtcttcggcttgtgctgccctttcactaaattttatagaaaattttcctattttttgggaacgtcgtcatctttttagagcagatggactgtgtctaaacaaggctggagtaaaaactcttcacatccaacttgttttacttcaccagtcacactgctatcagttctgataaagacacaggacaacatgtaccatcggagaacaaaacaacaaggaaagaacatggagtcgatgagcttccagcaagaaatcaaaatcgccaaaatgaagaggtcaacccaacccccgcatctcaggacccatctgcttcaccccaaaattcacctacttccacctcatccagcttctctcctacccctgccttcttggattcaactacccagatgaacgagctggttctggctggcacaagactgacaccccaccctttaccccaccatggtcccatcttatctcctctaaagaaccaatttgcaccacccatccctcctcgacgataccaggaccaggatcactcttctcctcaggccagctgtgttcatcttagagcgacacaggtctgatgtgtgctgggtccagactgcaatagctctatttttaggaacaaccagaaaaggtcagggccttatggagttaatgcagcttctttcattcctgtggtgacaggtaacacaggtaaaattgtgaaattaaagaaaaacaaatagctttatagagataaaaatttgactcctataacatgtcatccaaaaagtccaccagtgtctccagtaaagtctttaaaatgagctcttcttaatgttagatctcttgttaacaagtcactactaattaatgatattattttgacacatcacttggactttttatttcttaatgaaacgtggttgaatgatggtatcagtaatactgttctcaatgaaagtgcacgcactttgttttctgtaattaaaaagctcacaacccccccggATCAGaaagcccctgaattactgtcagctggaaaatgcaataaatttgctgtatatttcaatgaaaaaatacaatcaataaggtcaaacatcagaacaaaccagcaaaataacaaaaagcttgaacagcttcaaccactgagggatgagtcaactgaacacaaataaatctaaataagtttatgttaaaatcactGCCTTATATgtgaaaatcacaaaatgaagaaaacgtatgtctggaaaaaaaaaaaaaactttctggaCTATTAAATATATCTAGGTTCATGTGTAACAATACATATTATTCACTATTAGATGCTCACTGTAAatcaaaaacatgtaaacaccaACAATTATCTTATTCAAATGTCTTATTCAGTGAAATATAAAATTGCTTTTTGtacctatttttttgttttgtttatgttttactTTGATCAATGGTGCCGGCGGGCCACATATTATTGATTTCATGACAGAGGCTGCGAACCAGTGGAAATTTGAACACAGGCCGcaattggcccccgggccggaCTTTGGACATGCCTGCACTAAGGGAACATATTTATAACAGCTTTTAGGCTTGGGTATTTATGATGATGTGGGTTAAAAAGGACATTAAACTAGTCAATGAATCTGACGTCAATTCACCACCTCACCACAGGTTCCGCCATTTCTCCACGTCTCTGAAATATTTGCGTTCCTAGAAGTACTTTGCACCACTGTCAAAGTGTGTGGCGCcccccctggtggggaatggTCGGGCGCAACAAACAGGAGGACTTCTTTCCAATTGCATTCCAATGAATATTCTTAAATGCTTTTCtttattgacaataaagattgTTAACATTCAACCAAAGCCTGCACACaatgaaagtaataatgagaagcctAAAAACGTTGCAGGAACTAAAAGAGCGTTAAATTATtatagactgcattagatatatAACAAtatagtgcaaaaataatgattcaGCCTGTAATTCACATGGAGCTgaacaataaagaaactttaaaaatagctgatttaaaaaaatcatttcctttttgttttcttggacaggtgattagtttaatttagtcttttatttgttttgaaatatgaTGTAACTTGTTCCCATGTGTTATTTGCCAGAATTATTTGGGGGGCTTGGGCTAATGACTGATACCTTCATAAAGCTCGATGTAAAAGTAATGCAATTATATTAgtaagataaataaacaaactaaaaaaaaaatatcaacgtAACAGCTGGAATATTAGGCAGAAGCCACATCACACAAAGATAAAGTAAAGTTTAACACACCTCTGTGAACATAATGTAGTGATTGTAGCTTGTGACAGGTCAGCGTTCTCAGTCAAAGTGAGGGCCGTCACATATGGATTCATGAAAGTATAGTGAACTCATGGAAAAGCTGCTTCTCTTTCTGGTAATGTTAAGCATTCAGCTCAATGAGGAGGACAAAgatacttttaaaaaaagtacttgtTGACTGGTTTATTTCAGGCTCTTAATACAAATCACCATCATAACATATTCAACACCACCGCTAAAATCTGCAATCATCACATGGAtttttttatacacattttgtgaattttagtGATTGTCAAATGGAAACAACAaccagaaagaaaatatattaagtTAAGATtgtataattatacaaaatccCCAAACATTTACAAACGATTTACTGTAAATACAAGAGTAAAAAACTTTGATTATTCAGATTTCATCACCTCATGCAGATAGATTAGTTTATTGATTattaacataatcaataataCATGTCGAAATCAATAATGCTGatacatgtaaagctacaaCACTATTGTGGTTCTGAAGATGTCTTTCACTCCATCTTCTTTTATAGTGTTTCACTCCACAGTTGAGAGTCCATGGGGTGGGGGTATGATCCCCCCTACTCTGCATTGTCGGTTTTGTGATAACATCATGACAGGAGTGACTTCCAACAGCATGCTGGGGGTGACGTTCCAGGGGTTCTACGACCTTGTGTTGACTCCTTTTACGatgctctttgtgtgtgtgtgtgtgtgtgtgtgtgtgtgtgtgtgtgtgtgtgtgcatctaaGCATTTACTAACCAACACTAAGTCCCCTCAAAAAGTGATCCTTATATAAGCTAACATTCTAACAATACTTAACCTAAGCTCCTAAAATCAGTGTCCATAATCTGACACAGTAAACTACATCAAGAGGTCAGTAAAACTGGATTTTCCTgctcaaatattattttttcatttagacTTATGACTTAGACTTAATGCTTACATTGTCAGCATTTttccccacttttttttttgccctagcTGAAACTACTAAACAAACATTACTACAGAAAAAGATCCTGGTGCTCAATAGTTGCATCCAAATCATGCATTTTAAGTTTAAAGTGCAGCAGGTTCAATCGATGTCTGGTTGGCTCAAACCTTTGACCTTTATCCACTTATTTAGTTTAGTTAACTGattgtttaggttttttttttttttaaaacatagatcaaatactttttttgcatGAATACATTATTGAAGCATTTTCATATGCGCTACAATAATATGATTAGTGTTCATGAAGCATCTAGCTCAGGGGTGGACAAACTTTTTGGCTCAGAGGCcacatggacttttaaaaattgacagagGGGCCGGGTCAGCACCCGATGCATACACACattattcttcttcttgtctaaagttcaaatttataaaacttcaaaacaaatcaaccatatgtaagatttgcaactttcacccaaatttagtcccaattctaaagaaatgtttgtacatttaaggagagacaggcctgtgagtagagcagtgcttctcaaagtgtgtggtagagaatggagacatgacttgttgaaattttcaatttcatgccaatcttcttaaaaactttttcttcatcaacaataaagatcattactaggCAAATTTGGAAGcctaaaatgtatcagaaattaaaagagcatttaATTAAGACTGCATTATATATGCGACTGggatcaaaatgtaacgtggaactaaaatgcaaacataatgatttacgtcggcatgtgaagtggagcggaaccataaacaaacttttattatcCGATTTAAAgcattcatttacttttttgttttcttctgctttttggCACATGTTGCAAACAaagttttgttgtttcctgaatatttggactgctgtacttttacatctgtttttttatgcaggtaaataatttcatttagtttttcagtttttatttatttattaaaatatactggcattatgaaacatgatgatacTTGTTCTCTGTTAGTTCATTTCATACTTGtactgaattattttattttttttggttttctactgcactttttacatttttttttttttttttaaattcagataatgagtttaatttagtttttgatttcttatgaaatattatattacttgttccctgagggttcaacacattttaacatgtattatttgtcaggattatttggggggcaatgggcacaggtgggacttgaaagttcacaacacacacacacaatatatatatatatatatactgtatatatatagtatttgcATGAAAGAAATACAATTTGTTAATAATGGTTATAAGCATAATTAGCAGCATGTTTGGAGGAAAAGTGATGGTGGATgttgtattcctttaaaaccgCAACGGTTTCTTTGCAAATAATAAGGCATACAGCCTTTGACCGGACTTCAGTGAAAAGTATTTACTTCTCCATTCATTGTTAAACATTCAGCACTCACTGTcgactcttcttttctttgggcCACTCATTGTTGTAGATTTTGCTTTTGCTCCATCAACCTCCACCTGGCCCGGTGTATTCACGCAACACCACGTGATCCCGTaagaaaacatcaacaaacagctTACTTTGATTATCCGACGTAGAAGAACTGTTTATCTGGCCAGCTATCCAAGTTTCCGCTTCTACCATGAGTAAGTTCTTCTgccgcttcttcttcttcttctttgtgggtGTGCTATGGCGGCGACCGATCTAACTCTGCTTTCTTCCTCATCTgacattttctgtccataccGAGTAGGATGCCAAGTCAAAGGAATGCAGTCAGAATTATGATATTGTAACAGACTGAGTTCCAATGTAGTTTATTCAACgagtgttgtggtttcccatggccttgaaggcatcattgttacgtgcagctttctctgccaatgttcgtctttgtttacatgtggtctgcgtgttgattggctggaaggctgggaaagggcgggcgtaagcgtCAAATGGGAGAACATTTGGTTCCCATGGGTGTTGAGGAGATAGATGACGGAGTGAGatggttcattttgtgttttaattgtttattttggcttcgGTGGGCCAGATTAAAAAGACCAACGAGCCGGATGTGGCCCACGGGCCGTAGTTTGCCCACCTATGATCTAGCTCAGTGGTGtcgaactccagtcctcgagggccggattccacagacttttagatgtgtccctgctccatcacacctgaatcaaatgaatcgctcgttatcatgcttctgcagagcttgatcacAACACATTGGTCTCCACCAGGAGCGTTTGagtagggacacatctaaaagtctcaggaatccggccctcgaggactggagtttgacacccctgatttagctgatgcttgtttaaagtgcttttttggGAAGCTTGGACAGCAAAGCTGGGATGGTTTCTGGGTTGCGAGTATGGAAGTAGAAGACAACCGCTCCTCCTAACAGGACTTGAATGCTCATCTTCATCAGGCGACTAGTGATGGATGGTTTTTGCTCTGTCACCTGAAGATTTAAGaaaaaatttcaacattaaaaaaaaaaactttagatgATCTGAAAGATTTTGATCATCATGATGAtggacagcagcagcaacattgCACATTTCAGACCTTTCTGGTCTTTAGGGGTTGGTACATGCGATCAAACTGTGTAAAGATTGCATGGCGCGCTCCGCTCCATTTCCCTGGTCCCATCAGGCGGTACTGGTAGGCAGTGACTGGCCCCCACAGAACCTTCTTAAATAGTGGGTAGTCTGTGAAGAAGAGCCAGAGGAGGCTTGGTCGTGCACCTATTTCCCCAGCTATGTCATCCATGTAGGAAACAAAGTCCACCTGCAGGGGTGTCAGCTTTGACACAATGTAACTAGAGAAAGGAAAGGACAGGGGTGCAACACTTCTAATAAACACAGCTTTTGAGAAAACATCTAGATTATATTAATGCAATTTTACAGCATGGGTATAGCAGTTGCAGTAGAACAACTGTCTTGCATTTTGCTGGTAGAACACTTGAGATTATGTCCAAAGGTTGAATACAGAGTATAAAATGATCAAAGATTTACTGTTTCTCAATGTCTTTGGTGTCCTGTTCCACAGCTTTAATCATGGCTTGGTTTGAGGGCAGATTCTTCAGACCTGTGAATTAAAAACGGTTCAGAAAAACAATTAGTAATAGTAATGCATTGGAtcttatatagcactttttcatagacactgaaagcgctttacattgcatttttctttcactccacacacagtggtgtgTAAACTACTACTttcctggggcagactgacaaaagcgaggctgccatactGCGCTTTCAACCACCGCCAACACTCATGCACAcgccacattcatactaggcaatgtatgtgaagtgtcttgcctaaGGACGCAATGACAAATACCACTAGAGcaactgccaccccactgtggcacctggaattcttaGTGGTCTCTGATCCAAGTACTAACCAGGCCAGGCCTTGCTTTGCTTCCGAGATCTgacgagatcgggcaatgacaggcaggTGAGGCCACATGTACAGACATTTGTTTACCTGGGAATACTTTACCTTTAAAGACAAGTACGGCCCATCTGGCTTGCATTTCAGCCTGTGGCATAATGGCTCCAAGAGCATGAATGAATCCCACAACTGCAAGAGTGGAATGCTCCAGGTTTGGAGGGAATACATGTTTGTACAAAGCCACTCTATGCCCAGATTTGTACATAGCATTGCTTGGCAAGAAGGGGAAATCATAGTTGTAGCCTGTCGCAAATACAATGGTGTCTACCTAGAAAAGGGAAGAGTTAAGGAAGGGAGACTGAGCAGGAAGGTTGTTACTAGATGGACATATGGAAAGGGAAAATTCTTCTACCTTTTCTGCAATGCTACCATCCTCAAACACCACAGTGGATCCTTGGATTTCCTTTACGTTTGGTTTGATTATGACTGCTCCTGACAGGATTTTTAGGGGTAGGTCATCATTGATCACAGGAATCTTACTGAAAAGCCTGCATAAGTAGACAGAAGCACATTTAGGAAGGAGTGTCACATGTTGGAAAACTGTTATACATCCCCTACATAGACAAGGAGTCTTTGTCTGATGGTACCGACCTGTGTTTGGGTTTGAGAGCGTACATGGTGTGGTCATACATGGCATTCAGCTTGTTCTCACCAAACCAGTTGAAGAAGTTGATGGGCAGCAGCTGGAACAGGATGTGTACAAATCGTGTGTTGTACTTCATGTCCACTGGAATCCCGTTGTCAGAAACTTGACGGATGACCCAGGCACCCCCACGGGTGCTCATGTACACctgcacaaacaaaaaaaaacttgtgtgaAATCGATTGACGAAGAGGATTTGGTTAAAGGAAAAGACAAATTATACATTTTCCCCAAACCTGCTCTGCAAATTTGCTGCTCTCCACAGCAATGTCACTTCCTGAGTTGCCAATCCCAATAACCACAACTCTCTTTCCACTCATGTTATCAGGTCCCTTGTAATCCCAGCTGTGAAAGTATTTACCTTCAAATGTCTCGATTCCTGCAATATAAtgcaatgtttttatattttgtttgtaGAGAAATCACCAGTTTCAAA from Gouania willdenowi chromosome 4, fGouWil2.1, whole genome shotgun sequence includes the following:
- the LOC114462555 gene encoding dimethylaniline monooxygenase [N-oxide-forming] 5-like, coding for MVKRVAIIGAGPSGLSSLKACLDEGLEPTCFESSDDIGGLWKFKEVSEPNRASIYRSLTINISKELMCYSDFPIPSDYPNYMHHSKILKYFRMYAEHFKLLQHIRFQTSVKRVQQRPDYTRTGQWEVVTETRQGEEERDVFDAVICCSGHYTYPNLPFNDFPGIETFEGKYFHSWDYKGPDNMSGKRVVVIGIGNSGSDIAVESSKFAEQVYMSTRGGAWVIRQVSDNGIPVDMKYNTRFVHILFQLLPINFFNWFGENKLNAMYDHTMYALKPKHRLFSKIPVINDDLPLKILSGAVIIKPNVKEIQGSTVVFEDGSIAEKVDTIVFATGYNYDFPFLPSNAMYKSGHRVALYKHVFPPNLEHSTLAVVGFIHALGAIMPQAEMQARWAVLVFKGLKNLPSNQAMIKAVEQDTKDIEKHYIVSKLTPLQVDFVSYMDDIAGEIGARPSLLWLFFTDYPLFKKVLWGPVTAYQYRLMGPGKWSGARHAIFTQFDRMYQPLKTRKVTEQKPSITSRLMKMSIQVLLGGAVVFYFHTRNPETIPALLSKLPKKAL